From Leptolyngbya sp. KIOST-1, one genomic window encodes:
- a CDS encoding phosphodiester glycosidase family protein, protein MASLLRPTLSIGLPVALGLFGCAPVPSAADAADAEAGPAVPAVPPVPPVYETVTLPAATMHVVTIADPVHYPVRVAVVDGLERVDHIAARVCEGEGCVATAINAGFFDPNNGLTTSYVVVDGALVADPNQNERLIGNPDLASYMDRILNRSEFRRYDCGGIPSYDIVLHQEPVPTGCNLADAVGAGPQLLPLNTSEEEGFVDRAVNRDALGSQSANARSAVGLKADGSVVLAMAAQVPGVSPSGVTMAEMAAFLGDRGVVQALNLDGGSSSTLMYQGTTYFGRLNASGEQVQRPVKSILWVENTP, encoded by the coding sequence ATGGCTTCTCTGCTTCGCCCCACGCTCTCCATTGGCCTGCCCGTGGCGCTGGGCCTGTTTGGGTGCGCGCCAGTCCCCAGCGCCGCCGATGCGGCCGATGCGGAGGCTGGCCCAGCGGTTCCAGCGGTGCCGCCCGTGCCGCCGGTCTATGAAACCGTGACTTTGCCTGCCGCGACGATGCATGTGGTGACGATCGCCGACCCAGTGCACTATCCGGTGCGGGTGGCGGTGGTAGATGGCCTGGAGCGAGTTGACCACATAGCGGCCCGGGTGTGTGAGGGCGAGGGGTGTGTGGCCACCGCCATCAACGCGGGCTTTTTTGACCCCAACAACGGCCTGACCACCTCCTACGTAGTGGTCGATGGGGCGCTGGTGGCGGACCCCAACCAGAATGAGCGGCTGATCGGCAATCCAGACCTAGCCAGCTACATGGATAGAATCCTCAATCGCTCTGAGTTTCGCCGCTACGACTGCGGCGGCATTCCCAGCTACGACATTGTGCTGCACCAAGAACCCGTTCCCACAGGCTGCAATCTGGCGGATGCGGTGGGGGCGGGGCCACAGCTGTTGCCCTTGAATACGTCCGAGGAAGAAGGCTTTGTTGATCGGGCCGTCAACCGTGATGCCCTGGGGAGTCAGTCGGCCAACGCGCGATCGGCGGTGGGGCTCAAGGCCGATGGCAGCGTGGTGCTGGCGATGGCGGCCCAGGTGCCGGGGGTATCGCCCAGTGGTGTGACTATGGCCGAGATGGCGGCGTTTTTGGGCGATCGCGGGGTGGTGCAGGCCCTCAACCTCGACGGCGGCAGCTCCTCAACGCTGATGTACCAGGGCACGACCTACTTTGGTCGCCTCAATGCGTCAGGCGAACAGGTGCAGCGTCCGGTGAAATCAATCTTGTGGGTTGAAAACACCCCGTAG
- a CDS encoding lecithin retinol acyltransferase family protein, producing the protein MAKGDQIYVLRDLAGVPGLYQHHGIDCGDDTVVHYSKAREIAEIARTSFAAFSWGNSVYPVRQSLIYPPETVIERATSRLGERQYDLLLNNCEHFATWCTTGRSESRQLFSFGLRPDQLNLPELRRLAERDRHVTTPEQARANFQKALGDIATAYRTTLADQQAAYKTAEEWYRVAQKALAMDREDLARAALHRKVAANKRIETLTAQLGELVELELNLQRNRAFAERQVGG; encoded by the coding sequence ATGGCTAAGGGCGATCAAATCTACGTACTGCGCGACCTGGCCGGGGTGCCAGGGCTGTACCAGCACCACGGCATCGACTGCGGCGACGACACCGTCGTCCACTACAGCAAAGCCAGGGAAATTGCCGAGATTGCCCGCACCAGCTTTGCAGCCTTCTCCTGGGGCAACTCGGTCTACCCCGTCCGGCAGTCGCTGATTTACCCTCCCGAAACCGTGATTGAGCGGGCCACCAGCCGCCTGGGCGAGCGCCAGTACGACCTGCTGCTCAACAACTGCGAACACTTCGCCACCTGGTGCACCACCGGACGCAGCGAAAGCCGCCAGCTGTTCAGCTTTGGCCTGCGCCCCGACCAGCTCAACCTGCCCGAACTGCGGCGCCTGGCCGAGCGCGATCGCCACGTCACCACCCCCGAACAGGCCCGGGCCAACTTTCAAAAAGCCCTGGGCGACATCGCCACCGCCTACAGAACCACCCTCGCCGACCAGCAGGCCGCCTACAAGACCGCCGAGGAGTGGTATCGCGTTGCCCAAAAAGCCCTCGCCATGGATCGCGAAGACCTGGCCCGCGCCGCCCTGCACCGCAAAGTCGCGGCTAACAAGCGGATCGAAACGCTCACCGCCCAACTCGGGGAACTGGTGGAGCTGGAGCTGAATCTTCAGCGCAACCGAGCCTTTGCCGAGCGGCAGGTGGGTGGGTGA
- a CDS encoding zinc-dependent metalloprotease family protein: MVNLPLKPQFLLVCGLSAALVSCTGEGQGSGGPTRFVSIQPIQVCDDIGLFCADLATFEEATRKIWAQANIDISFLAPNRLNASRFLSIDNQNEFAELSFAGGAGAFGRHPLSTRTSGPINMWFVESIFPLDGFDTLGLAWIGQNGIIIDDAILTFNNGLGRLDTVAHEIGHNLGLTHEGFGAGGANNLMTDGGFRNSPSSIDDITPDGANLDRLTSRQIEVARSSSLTRANPALAADAPPAAPPAPPLLTPDAAIASPDALPPSATLADPPPVTYLALLPEATFTDPAPPRPIPNGPAMGLGTAALLAGYLRWQPRRPKC, from the coding sequence ATGGTCAACCTGCCCCTTAAGCCCCAGTTTTTGCTTGTGTGCGGCCTCTCGGCGGCGCTGGTGTCCTGCACAGGCGAGGGCCAGGGCAGCGGTGGGCCCACCCGCTTTGTCAGCATTCAGCCCATTCAGGTGTGCGACGACATTGGCCTGTTCTGCGCCGACCTGGCCACCTTTGAGGAAGCCACCCGCAAAATCTGGGCCCAGGCCAACATCGACATCAGCTTTCTGGCCCCCAACCGCCTGAACGCCAGCCGCTTTCTCTCCATCGACAACCAGAACGAGTTTGCGGAGCTGTCCTTTGCTGGCGGGGCCGGAGCGTTTGGTCGCCACCCCCTCTCCACCCGCACCTCTGGCCCAATCAACATGTGGTTTGTGGAGAGCATCTTTCCCCTGGATGGGTTTGACACGCTGGGGTTGGCCTGGATTGGCCAGAACGGCATTATCATCGATGACGCTATTTTGACTTTTAATAACGGCCTGGGCCGCCTCGATACCGTGGCCCACGAAATTGGCCACAACCTGGGCCTTACCCACGAAGGGTTTGGGGCCGGGGGGGCGAACAACCTGATGACTGACGGCGGCTTTCGCAATTCGCCCAGTTCCATCGACGACATCACCCCCGACGGGGCCAACCTCGATCGCCTCACCAGCCGTCAAATCGAGGTGGCCCGCAGCAGCAGCCTGACCCGGGCCAATCCAGCTCTGGCGGCAGACGCCCCCCCGGCAGCGCCCCCCGCTCCACCCCTGCTGACCCCAGATGCGGCGATCGCCTCCCCCGACGCGCTACCCCCCAGCGCCACCCTGGCCGACCCGCCCCCGGTCACCTACCTGGCCCTCCTGCCCGAAGCCACCTTTACCGATCCTGCGCCCCCGCGGCCCATTCCCAACGGCCCCGCCATGGGCCTGGGGACGGCGGCGCTGCTGGCGGGGTACCTGCGCTGGCAGCCCCGGAGGCCGAAGTGCTAG